The Acidobacteriota bacterium sequence CGAGCCAGACGTCGGCGTTCGACTCGTTGGCCTTCATGTCCCGCTCGGTGACCACGTAGGCGACCAACCGGCCGTCGGGAGAGACGGCGGGCGACGTCACGGTCCGGACGGCCATCACGTCGTCGAACGTCATCGGGCGGCGAGGCTGTGCCTCGGCGATCCCGGTGAGCAGGAGAACCACGAGGACGGGCAACGGGTGGGTCGAGAGTCGGGTGCTGCGGTTCGGCATCGACGGCTCCAGGGCGAGAGGTGACACGAGAGTGTACTCGACCGGCGTCGACGCGCGGCCGCCAGGATCTCAACTCCACGCCGCATGCTGACGAGGTGGCCGCCCGGCTGCCGGCCGGGTGTGCGTATGCGCTCAAGCTTCCCGCCGAGCTGACGATTACGCGTCTGTGTCCCGGCGTGTGGCAAGACGCCCCGCCGCGGCCACCAGCGGCGGGCAAACACGTGGCCGGTCCTGGCGTGGTGCCAGGGGACCGGCCACCCAGGGCAGCAGCGCCCGACGGGAGTGACGATGGCTACTGTACTGAACGAAACCGCATCGACGACGTCGACCACGCCGGGCCAGGCGCTGGTGGGGAAGTATCTGACCTTCGCTCTGGGTGAGGAGGAGTACGGACTGCCCGTGCTGCGCGTCCGCGAGATCATCAAGATGATGGACATCACCGTCGTGCCCCAGGTGCCGCCGTACGTGAAGGGCGTCATCAACCTGCGCGGCAAGGTGATTCCAGTGGTCGACCTGCGGCTGAAGTTCAACTTCCCGTCGATCGACTACACCGAGCGCACCTCGATCATCGTCGTGCACGTGACGCTGACGAGCGGCTCGATGATGATGGGCATCGTCGTCGACGCGGTGTCGGAGGTGATCAACATCGCGGCCGACGAGATCGAGGCCACCCCGGAGTTCGGCGACGACATGAAGACCGACTACCTCCAGGGGATCGCGAAGATCAAGGGCAAGGTGAAGCTGCTGCTCGACCTCGACCGGGTGTTCGGCGGCGACCGCACGTTCGCGCGAGGAATCGGCCAGCCGGCGTAGCGCCGGCGGCGATCCCGTCGGGTCGCCCCTCACACCTGCCGCAGCCGTGCGGCAGCGCGTTCGAGCGTGTCGTCCGTCTTCGCGAAGCAGAACCGCAGGACGGACGGCGCCGCATCCTGGTACAGGAACGGCGAGGTCGGGATCGACGCGACGCCGTGGTCGGCCAGCACGCGCAGGGCCATCTCGCGGTCGGGCAGCGAGGCGATCGCGGAGTAGTCGAGGATCTGGAAGTAGGTGCCGTGGCAGGGCAGCGGGCGGAAGCGCGACCCCGCGAGCAGTTCCAGGAAGCGATCGCGCTTGGCTTGGTAGAAGCGCGTCACCTCGCCGAAGTCGACGCCGCGGTCGAGGAACTCCGCGTACGCGTGCTGCACGGGCGTCGTGACGGCGAAGGTCACGAACTGGTGGACCTTCCTGATCTCGTCGGTGACCGCCGCGGGCGCCGCGACGAACCCCACCTTCCACCCCGTCGTGTGGAACGTCTTGCCGAACGACCCGATGACCGCCGTCCGGGCGGCGAGCGCCGGCCACCGCGCCAGGCTCTCGTGGCGGCGGCCGTCGAAGACGAGGTGCTCGTAGACCTCGTCGCTCGCCACGACGACCGGCGTCCCGTCGAGCAGGGCGGCGAGGTGCGCGAGGTCGTCGGCGTCGAACACCGCGCCGGTCGGGTTGTGCGGCGAGTTGATCACGACGAGTCGCGTCGACTTCGACAGCGCCCGCCGGACCTCGTCCCAGTCGATCCGGTAGTCTGGCGCGCGGAGCGTGACGAAGCGCGGCACGCCGCCGGCCAGCTGCACGGCCGGCACGTACGAGTCGTAGCACGGCTCGAAGAGCAGGACCTCGTCACCCGGGTGGACGAGCGCGGTGATGGTCGAGAACAGCCCCTCGGTGGCGCCGGCGGTGATCGTGATCTCGGCGACGGGATCGTACGAGGCGCTGTACGCGCGCTCGAACTCGCGCGCGAGGGC is a genomic window containing:
- a CDS encoding chemotaxis protein CheW, which translates into the protein MATVLNETASTTSTTPGQALVGKYLTFALGEEEYGLPVLRVREIIKMMDITVVPQVPPYVKGVINLRGKVIPVVDLRLKFNFPSIDYTERTSIIVVHVTLTSGSMMMGIVVDAVSEVINIAADEIEATPEFGDDMKTDYLQGIAKIKGKVKLLLDLDRVFGGDRTFARGIGQPA
- a CDS encoding aminotransferase class I/II-fold pyridoxal phosphate-dependent enzyme, producing the protein MTGATPLRSRLPGVGVSIFAEMTRLANERGAINLSQGFPDFDCAPELVALVQAWLGRRVNQYAPMPGVLSLREALAREFERAYSASYDPVAEITITAGATEGLFSTITALVHPGDEVLLFEPCYDSYVPAVQLAGGVPRFVTLRAPDYRIDWDEVRRALSKSTRLVVINSPHNPTGAVFDADDLAHLAALLDGTPVVVASDEVYEHLVFDGRRHESLARWPALAARTAVIGSFGKTFHTTGWKVGFVAAPAAVTDEIRKVHQFVTFAVTTPVQHAYAEFLDRGVDFGEVTRFYQAKRDRFLELLAGSRFRPLPCHGTYFQILDYSAIASLPDREMALRVLADHGVASIPTSPFLYQDAAPSVLRFCFAKTDDTLERAAARLRQV